In the Arachis ipaensis cultivar K30076 chromosome B04, Araip1.1, whole genome shotgun sequence genome, TTACTTAGTATAATTGATtactccttttaatttttttatttttttaatagcgGTTCATGTTCACAAAATTTTTCAGATCAATCCTACAGACTTTGTGTGTATGTATACGAGTGATAAGGTTATGAACACTACCAAGTTACGGAAATTCTTATTGCCATACTCAATTGAGATGATTTGGCTTGATGAAGGCATGAGTTTTCTtccaattttttaaataatattaaatttatattatttatattttaaatttgtttgtttatccccatttaattgttctttgatttttatttatcaattataggAAGAAAAAGTACATGCCTTAGTTAATAAGGTTCTTATGTCTCGATTCATgaatttattaagagaataaatATCTTATCAAATAAGTTTTTTTGGTGTTGGGCTCAATATGGATAACTTCAAGACTACACATAGTGAGTATGTAGTTAATTTAAATCAACATACCTATATGCACATACTTTTAGAATCGTCAAGTATCCCACAATATGGATTTAATTTTATGAGTTTTGACACTCTTAATGCTCGTGGGTTTAATTACACCTATTTGGTTGGTAAGTTTATTGTTTTAGAAAAAAGTATAAATCATTGATCAATTTATTTATATCATTGATAATTTCAATTGTATTTTTTTCTTAACAAACTTATtgacaacaattttttttattttaattaattatagatGTTATTGGATATCTTGTTAAAATTGGAAGTGAAATAACTTTTGAAAAGGATGACAAGTCTATCAAGTACAATATTATTGAATTAGAGGTCGATGATGGATAATCATATATTTGTTTTTGTAAATCTAGAAAATTGGATATTGACTTCATTGTAAATTTatgtatttaaaagtttattatcatctttttaaattgttatttcaACTTATTTTGTTATGAATATTTTTGtaatattaaacttttttttgCTTAAAGAATTTCAATTTGTTGAAAAAACTTTGTTATCACTGAAGAgatattttttctatctttttatgTAAAATGTTATCATTGATACTATTTTATGAGTGGTTAGTTTTTAAATTGtaattagtttttgtttattttgttataaaaaattatatttaacatTAACATTTTATTTGTCTGGAGAGTAAAATATCATTTTAAAAGATGATGACAATTTTGAGAAAATTatggaagaaaagaaaggaaaatgtaCGATGTTATTAGCATGGATGGAGGCCAACAAAAAATTTGAAGCACGTCAAACTTTAACATATGCCGAGTTTCTAAATCAATTTGTTTATGATAGAGAAGCAAGGGAATGACATCCACGCAAAAAAAGAGTATTTTATCGGAAGGTTAAACTATGTTCCACCGGGTATAAGTGATATTTACTATATGAGAATTTATTTAGCTGTTTAGAGAGTTTGCACAACATATGAGTCTATTACGATAGTTAATGGAATTACATATTCTAGCTTCCAAGATGCTTGCTATTTCATGAGATTACTATGTGATGATAGCGAATTCATTACAGCTATTAATGAGGTAGCTGAACTTGCATTTGGTCATCAATTGAGAAAACTATTTACGATGCTACTGATATCTAATAGCATTAGCAAATCAGAGCATGTTTGGAATGTAACTTGGACATTATTAGCAGACGAGATACTATATGAAAGGAAAAAAACATTGAAAAATCAAGGTATTTTATTATGTCTTTcttttatatcaaaattaaattctgttattacttttattttattaataatattaataattttattattgaattagttattaaatatttcataAAACCATCATGTGCTTTTGTTAGGACTAAACATAACTGATGAGGAATTGAAAAATTTATGCCTTATTGAGATTAAGAAGATACTCAATAGTAATGGAAGATCTTTAAGAGACCATCAATCAATGTCATATTCTAAGATGTCTGATGTTCGCCTTTTTTAGAATAAGCTAATAGAGGAGGAGTTCGCATATGACACAAATGAGTTGACTCATACAAACTTATATACAGAACAAAAGATGACTCATGAGTAAAGGTTAGTATTCGAAGAGATACTCAATGTTGTCATTACAGATTCTGGTGGTTTTTACTTCGTTTATGGGTATGGTGGGTATGGTAAGACATTTATTTAGAATGGACTTTTTTCTGCTATTTAGTTTAGAGGAAAGATTGTTTTAAATGTCGCATCCAGTGAAATTGTGTCTTTACTCCTACTTAGTGACAGAACGGCTCATTATAGGTTACCCATTACAATTACTAATGAATCTACTTGCAACATCAAGCATGGCAGTTTGAAGGTTGAACTACTCATCCAAAGTAGCTTAATAATTTGGGATGAAGCTCTAATGCTCAATAAAATGTGCTTTGAAGTACTTGATTAGATGCTAAAGGATCTTATCTCAGTTATCGATCAACATAAGACACATCAACTATTTGGTGGTAAGGTTGTTGTTCTAGGAGGTGATTTCAAACAGATACTTTCGATGATTTCGAAAAGGAGTAGACACGATATATTGTCATTAGCTATTAATTCATCCCATATGTGGTTATTCTGTAAAGTTCTAAAGCTACATACGAACATGAGGTTTCTAATGTCTTCTTCAGATCAACTTGAAAGTGAAATGAAGAGATTTGCTAATTGGATACTTGATGTTGAAAATGAAAATATTGGTTCTGTTATTGGTGATGAGTCAGAAGTTGAAATTTCAGATGATCTATTGATTACAGTTACTGATGACCCTCTCTCTCATTTGGTAGTCTTTACATATCCAAATTTGTTACCAAACATGTCAGATTACGGGTATTTTCAGAATAGGACATTCTTGCACCCACGCTTGAGAGTGTCGAGAAGGTAAACAATTTTGTCTTGACAATCTTTCCAGGGATGGAAAAGGAGTATCTAAATTTTGACACAACATGTCAAGTTGATGAGAATGAAGATGTGCAACATGAGTGGTTCACACCAGAGTTCCTGAATGACATCAAATGTTCGGGACTACCCAATCACAAATTGACTTTGAAGCCATGAGTCGCTGTAATGATACTGCGAAACATAGACCAGACTTCAGGTTTATGCAATGGGACAAGGTTAATAGTTAACAAACTTGGCAACAACGTAATTCGAGTGACTATAGTGACCGGTAGAAATATTGGCGACAAAGTGTACATTCCAAGAATGAAGTTGATCCCTTCAGATTTAGGATTGCCATTTAAGTTCCAATAGAGACAATTTTCATTAACAGTGTGTTTTGCAATGACCATTAACAAAAGTCAGGGTCAATCATTATCACATGTAGGGCTTTACTTGGCAAAATTAGTGTTCATTCATGGACAACTTTAtgttgctttgccaagagttaagAGTCACAGTAGCCTCAAGGTTCTAATTCTGGACTAATACGGCAATCCAAAGTCTTCAACAAGACAACAACAAATGTTGTGTTCAAAAAAGTTTTTAACAATATTTAggtaagaaaaatattattttcattttaataacatgttatgatttacacttttgtacaaatatttattgtagatataactaatttatctataactCTACTTTTAGACTTGAGATGAAATGTGTAACAGGGAGTACAATATCATATGTCAATTGCTTTTCTAATGAGATTAGTAAGATACTAGGTTATCGGTAAATTTTCATTAGCATTTTGATATAAAGTTTAGTATAAAATTAATATGCTACTATTACagttatatatgttcttattttttcagGAATACTATAGACTTCAAACTGTtctatttgtattttaatttgaataaagataaaacagcATATGTTAAATAATGACGATGATAGTGTTATACCAAACTCGAtaaatttatgattataaaatattaatttaccAACCATATCAAATTTAAATGTAAATTTGTGCATCGCACGGGTTTAACACTAGTATAATATACAATGATAATAataatcttttatatatatatatatattggattTATGTTACTAACACTGATCTTGCATATATAATATATTTACAATAAAATATTTTGAGGTATAACGAGTAACCACTATGGCCATAGGAAAATAAACTAGCAATTAGATAATTTTACATAAATTTAATTGGAACTATAGTTCTTTTTTGATGTAATTAACTCTCAAATTTGAGGTTAATGGAAAAAATAGACATGTATGATGTATACATAACTATTAGCCTCTCACTTAATT is a window encoding:
- the LOC107637193 gene encoding uncharacterized protein LOC107637193, translated to MRFLMSSSDQLESEMKRFANWILDVENENIGSVIGDESEVEISDDLLITVTDDPLSHLVVFTYPNLLPNMSDYGYFQNRTFLHPRLRVSRRLEMKCVTGSTISYVNCFSNEISKILGYR